The window CAGGAAGCAGACGTTCCACCAGATAAACAGCGTAGACATGCGGCGCTGGAACAGCAGCTGCCAATGCGCCTTGAACGCTTCCATAAGCCCGCGCGACCAGCGCTTTCGCTGCAAGGCGAACTGCCGGATCGTGTCAGGCACGTTGGTGAAGACCAGCGCATCGTCGGCATAGCCAATGCGATAGCCGCGCTTCAGCAACGCCCATGACAGGACGATGTCCTCGCCCACGCATTCAGGCCAACCGCCCACCTGCTCGAGCGATTTGCGGCGGTAAATGCTGAAAGCCCCCTGCGCCACCAGCGTGCCATGATACATGCCCTGCATCCGCTTGATCGAAGCGATGCCGTGGAAATAGTCCCACTCCTGCGCCTTGCAGATGAGATTGCGGCGCGAATTGCGCACCATCACGGCTCCGGCAATCGCCTGCGTATCGGGCGGATCGGAATGCAGCCGCTCGACGATCTTGCGAAGACCATCGCGCTTCACCCATGAATCGCCATCGATGGTGACGATAAGATCGTGACTGGCCGCTGCCAGACCATCGTTCAGCACTGCCGACTTGCCGCGGTTGACCTGGAAATCGAGCACCCTGACCGTCATGCCTTCGGGAAATTCCAGTTCGTCAATCGCGGCATTGGCCAAGGCGACCGTCTCATCCTTTGAGCCATCGTTCAGCACGAAGACTTCGAGCAGTCCGGGATATTCCTGCCGCGAAAGACTGGTGAGCGTATCGCGGATCGCCGCCGCCTCATTATAGGCCGCAACCAGAATGGTGACACCGGGATAGGTGCCCAGCATCCTGCGGCTCGGCTTCCTGTCGAAGAGGAGCGAGGACAGCAGGAAGGCGTTCATGAAGCCGGGGACGTAGGCGATGAAAGTGATCGCGATGACCGCAAAGGCCATTGTAGTGACGCTCGCCAAGTCACGGACCCAGTTAACCGAAAGCCAGACGCTGAACGCCGTCCAGGCGCACGCCAGAAAACAGGTGAGCAGGAATTTGTACTTGAGAGGCAGGTAGAAACGGCTGCGCTGCTCCGGCGGTTCAGGCGCAAGTTCGGGCAGAGCGACATCGCTCGCCTCCACGGAAATCTCTTCCGCGTAGCTTTCCGCTTCCCTGGAGGCCTGCATGTCCATGCGCCCTCCATGGACAAACATGGATAGCGATTGCTGAGCAGCGCCCTACGCAGTCCTACCTAGGTTTAGCCGCGCCAGAGCTCCGGCAGGGGCAAGTCGGCGCGGTTCGGATCATTGGGCTTATCGAGAGGATGCGGAAACGGACCAGCCGGTTCGCCATCGCGCAGCCTGTCCCGCCGCAGCAGGGTAAATTCAATCACGCGCGGCACGGTGATATTGCCGCGCTTCACCACTCCGCCGTAATTATTGGGATGCGCATGCACGAGAGCAAAATGCTCGAGCAGCCGCGCGAACATAGCGGACAGCACGGTAAATCCTTCGCGATCCAGCAGCCGGTCCAGATGGTGCGCTTCGAGCACGATTATGCGAAACCGGCGCAGCACTTCATCGGGGGCATTGAGCAGGACAGGCACTTCGGCGCCTTCGATGTCCATCTGGAGGATCAGATCATCGTCGCCCGGTGCATGGCCGTCGACCCATCGTTCCAGTGTCGTGAGAGTATCGCTTTCGACGACGCCGAGATATTTGCGCAGGAATGTGCCGCCCGGAAGATCCGCCGGCATTGCCTCGACCGAGGCATCGGCGAGATGCGAGATGATGCCTCTTTCCGCGCAATCAGCCTCGAACGTCGCGCGATCATCCACGCCGGGTGAGAAGCAGGCCGTAATGCCTTCCAGATCGTCGGGCACGAGATAGCCGCCATCCCCATCGGCACCCATGCGGATGAGGTCATGCCCGCTGCCCACCGGGCGCAGTCGATTGATGAGCGCGCGCAGAGCCTCCTGATCGGAGGGCATGCCGATGGAAATACCAAGATTGGCGAAAAGAGAGGCTAGTGCGTGCTTCAGCATGGCCGGTCAGCCTGCCGCGCCCGCCTCAGAACGGAATATCGTCGTCCAGATCGTCATAGTTGGAGCCGCCACCGCCCGATGAGCTGCCACCGCCAGAGCCTCCGCCCTGATCCCAGCCGCCCGGAGCGCCGCCAGCATTGCCGCGATCGCCGTAACCGGCACCGCCGCCGCCTCCGCCGCCAAAGCCGCCTCGCTGGCCACCACCGCCACCGCCGCCACCTTCGCCGCGCCCATCGAGGCCCGTCAGCGTGCCGGAATAGGGACGCACCACGACTTCGGTCGAATAGCGGTCATTGCCCTGCTGATCCTGCCACTTACGCGTCTCCAGCTGGCCTTCGACATAGACCTTGCTGCCCTTGCGCAGATATTGCTCAGCGTAGTTTGCAGCGCCTTCCTGAAAGATGGCGACCGTGTGCCACTGCGTGCGTTCCTGCCGCTCACCCGAGTTGCGGTCCTTCCACGATTCACTGGTGGCGACGCGCAAATTGCACACCTTCCCGCCATTCTGAAAAGAGCGCACTTCCGGGTCAGCACCCAGATTGCCGATAAGCATCACTTTGTTGAGGCTGCCCGCCATGATTGTCGATTCCTTGTCTGTTCAAGGGACAGGCTTATCGAAGGGTCCGCTGAGTCGCCACCCCCACTCGGGCGGTGTGTCCACAGCGGATGCGATTATTCGCTACAATCCGAGACCGACAGCCGCCCAATAGGTGAGGCCCGCGAAGACATAGGCGAGCGCAAACAGATAACCCACCATCACCATGGGCCATTTCCAGCCATTGGTCTCACGCCGCGCGACAGCAATGGTCGAGAGGCATTGCGGCGCAAAGACGAACCACGCGAGGAAGGCGAGTGCGGTGGGCAAACTCCAGCGCGCAGAAATCTGATCGCGCAGCGCGTTTTCGGTTTCTTCCTCATCGTCGGAATCCACCGCATACGTCGTGGCGAGCGAGGCGACGGCGACTTCGCGCGCGGCCATGGCGGGCACCAGCGCCAGAGTCATCTCGCGCTGGAATCCGATCGGCTCGAATGCGGGCTGCATGAAGCTCGCAATTTGTCCTGCGGCAGAGGCATCGAGCTGGCTTTCGCCCGGCTCCGCCTTGGGGAAGGTAAGCAGCAGCCATAGGATCACGGTCGCTGCAAAGATGATCGTACCAGCGCGGCGCAGGAATACCCACGCGCGCTGCCACAGTCCGATCAGCACATCGCGTAGCGGAGGCAGCTGGTACTTTGGCATTTCCATGATGAAGCCAGAAGCCGCGCCCTTGGTCGCCGTCCGGCGCAGCACGAGTGCAACGACCATCGCCCCGATGATCCCGGCGATATACAGGCCGAAGAGGACGAGCCCCTGCAATCCGATACCTGGACCCACGGCGGTCGACGGAATAACCGCCGCAATAATGACGGTATAAACCGGCAAGCGCGCCGAACAGGTCATCAGCGGGGCGATCAGGATCGTCGTCAGCCGGTCCTTAGGATCGGCGATAGACCGGGTCGCCATGATGCCGGGAATAGCGCAGGCGAAACTGGAAAGCAGCGGGATGAAGCTGCGCCCCGACAGGCCCACATAGGCCATCAGCCGGTCCATAATGAAGGCGGCGCGCGCCATATATCCCGATTGCTCCATCACCAGGATGAAGGCGAACAGGATGATGATCTGCGGCAGGAATACGACGACCGAGCCGACCCCGGCGATCACGCCTTCAGTCAGGAAATCGCGTATGAAGCTCTCGCCCATTGAGGAAGTGACGAGCGCCGAAGCGCCTTCTGCCAGCCCTTCAATCGCCCCGATCAGCGGGTCGGCCCATGCGAACACAGCCTGAAAGACGACGAAAAGCAGAGCGAACAGAATGATCGGGCCAAGCCATGGGTGCAGCAACACCTTGTCGAGGTTCGCATACAGCTTACGCTCCCGGCTTTCTGAAAGGATCGCCGCCTTGGCAATGTTGCGCGCCGCGAGCCGCTGTTCCGGCATGGAAAGACTGGCCACCTGATGGCGAGTGGAAAGATCCTGATGGTTCGCCGATTCCATCGCCTCGGCCAGTGTATCGAGGCCCTTCTTGCGCACCGCGATTGTCGGAACGACCGGCACACCCAGAGCATCGGAAAGAGCGGCTGGATCGAGTGTCAGCCCGTCACGCTCGGCCAGATCGACCATGTTGAGCGCTACCACTGTCGGCACGCCCAGAGAAATGATTTCCTGCGCAAAAACCAGGTGCTGCTCCAGATTGGCCGCATCCATCACGATAACCAGCAATTCGGGCTGCGCTTCGCCGGGGAACTCCCCTTGCACGACTTGGCGCGTGACTTCTTCATCGGGGCTCGCCGCATCGAGCGAGTATGAGCCCGGCAAATCGATCAACTCAAGCGGCTGCCCATCGGGCATCATCATCCGGCCCGCTTTCCGCTCAACCGTGACGCCCGGATAGTTGGCGATCTTCTGGCGCGCACCGGTCAGCGCGTTGAACAGCGCGGTCTTGCCAGCGTTCGGATTGCCGACCAGCGCGGCGGTGCGAAGGCGCGTCATAGCGATTTCACCAGAATAGCCTTGGCGTGTGCTCGCCTGATTGCCACCGTCGTCCGGCCGATCACCAGCGCGATCGGATCACGTCCGAAGAATACGCCGCGATGCGCGACGGCCACCCGCGTTCCCACATCGAGCCCGAGAGCGCGCAGGCGCTTTGCCTCATCGGGCGCGAGCGCGCCCCAGTTGACGGAGAGGATTTCCGCCCGTGCGCGCGGCGCGAGGCTATCAAGCGTAGCGGTGTCTGATGGTCTGGTTTCGGTCACGGCGCAGGCCGTGCCAGAGCGCCCCATTAATTGCAACTAATTCTCATTAGTGTTTCTCGGGATGGGTCGCGATCAGTTCTGCGGATAGCGCAATCGGCCAAGAAAACGCGCGATATCGAAATGCTCACGGTCGCCGCCAAGCCACTTTGCCTTGGCCTTTTCGAATTTCATCACGCCTTCGATCCGGCGATCGAGGAAGGCTGCGGTTTCCGCCTTGTCCTCGCTTTCATCGCTCTTCCAGACGGCGAGAGTCGCTGCATAGATCGACGCGAGAATCGCGCGCTTAGTGTAGTGATTGTAGTCAGTCGCCGTATCGCCGGCCAAGCGCCACATCTTGTCCGCCGATGACCAGCCCTGCTTGAGCGCGGTAGGAGCGTTCTGCGGTTGGGCCTGAATGGCCATGGCGCGCGACAGCGATTCTTCGAGGCCTTCGATGGCTTCAAGCCTGAACCATACCAGCGAGCGAATGCGTTCGCGGATCGGCATATTGTCGAGCCCACCGTCAGCAAATGCGTCTTCCATCTTTTGGTCGATGGATGCGACCCACGCGTCGATCATGTCCATCGCACGGCCGCTCAGCCCTTTGGCCGGGAAAGCCAGTCGCGCCACATCCGGATCGACGTCCTGCGCCTCAGCCGCCACTGTCAGCGCAGCATCGCTCCAGCCGTCGAACATCGCTGCCAGAGCAATTTCCGGCGCGAGCGCGACGCGCAATTCATCCAGAGTCAGGTCGTCATTATCAGCCATCAGAATGCCGGACCGTAAGTCTCGCCCTCGCCCTCAGCACTAGCATCCTGCTCATTGGCTTCAAGGACCATGAGGATGCGCGGTGGCACACCTCTTTCGCGGGCATAATCGCGGGCGCTGCGCCCGGTATTGTCGGTGAGGTCAGGATTGGCGCCCGCTTCCAGCAAAACCTCGATCAATTCGACATTCCGGGAGTGAATGGCCGCAATCAGCGGCGTCTCGCCCGCCTGATTGGCGACGTCCACGCGCGCCCCGCGACGCACGAGAACTTCGATCGCTTCCAGAAAGCCTATTTCGCTCGCTGCGATTAGCGGGGTGCGGCCGCGATTATCTGCAACATTCGGATTGGCACCTTCCTGCAGAAGCCACCGTGTCCACGTAATATCCCGGCGCGCGACCACGACATGAAGCGCGGTCTCTCCACTGGTGAGATCGCGCGTATTGATTATCGTGCTGCCCGGTTCGTTGAGCATTTCGGTGGCTTCGGTGCCATTGCGATCGCGCACCGCTTCAAGGAACTGGTAGCCATCCGAATAAAACTGCGCCTGCGCCGGCACGGCGAGCGCAAAAGCGCTGCCTGCGGCAAAAATCGTCAAAATTGTGCGAAGAGCCGCTCGGGCCACCCCAACCTCCTGTTCGAATTGTGCGCAAAAGCCTGCCCACGGGCCAGACTTTACCTTGCCTGCGCTGCGTTAGCAGAGCATGAACCATTCGTCATGTCTGCTTGGTGCAAATCTCTTAAAACACTCGCAGCGCTCAGCGCCACCGTGACTTTGGTCGCGTGTGGCAATGGGGAGCCGCAAACCCCTCCGCCATTGTACGATTCCGCTGTCGTCGGCGGTTTCGATCTGGTTGATAGCGCGGGCAACCCGGTTACCGATGCCGATTTCGAAGGCCGGTATCAGATGGTCTATTTCGGCTATGCCTATTGCCCCGATGTCTGCCCCTTCGATGTGGCGCGCATGGTGCAGGGTTACGAGCAATTCGCTGAGGCCAATCCCGATCTGGCAGAGGACATCCAGCCGATTTTCATCACCGTCGATCCGGAGCGCGATACGCCGGAAGTAATTGCCGAATTCACGGCGAATTTCTCCGACGATCTGATCGGGCTGACCGGTTCGCCCGAAGCCATCGAGGAGGCGGCAGCGAACTACTTTGCCTATTACAGCAAGATGGAGCCCAATGCCGAAGGTGGCTATCTGATGGATCATTCGCGATCGGGCTATCTGGTCGACCAAGAAGGCCAGCCAATGGCCCTGCTGCCGGTCGAACAATCAGCCGACGCCGTCGCTGCGGAACTTGAGAAATGGGTGCGCTGAGAGAGCGATTTTGGGAATTGCCGCTCGATGCGCTGACGCGTGAAGAGTGGGAAGCGCTGTGCGATGGCTGCGGGCGCTGTTGCCTGCACAAGCTGGAAGATGACGATACTGGCGAGATCCACGAAACCAATGTCGCCTGCAAACTGCTCGACACCGGCACCGCGCGTTGCATGGATTATCGCCACCGCAAGGCCTTCGTCCCTGATTGCCTGCGCCTGACGCCCAAACTGGTGCAGCAGGTGCGCTGGCTTCCCAAGACATGCGCCTATAAATTGCGTGCCGAAGGCGATCCCCTGCCCGATTGGCATTACCTTCTCAGCGGCAGCCGCGATGCCATGCTGGAAGCGGGCGCCTGTGTTGCCGGTCGCTGCGTCAGCGAGACGGTGGCGGGCGATCTGGAGCACCATCTGACCGATTGGGACGAATCGTGATCGACTGGCTGCGCAAGGATATGCAGAACCCAAGTGTCGAGATCGACGGCACCCACTTGCCTATCGCCATTCGCCGCCATGCTCGCGCCAAGCGGCTGACCATGCGGCTCGCGCCGGATGGCAGCGAAGTGCGCATCACCCTTCCGCGCTGGGGCAGAACGCTGGATGCCATTACCTTCGCCAATGCCCGCAAACCCTGGATCGCGCGCCAGATTTGCAAAGTGCCCGCCAAACTTGAAATCGCGCCGGGTGCTGATGTGCCCTATCGCGGCGGGACTTTACTGCTGAACTGGCAGGCGGGGGGCAGTCGCAAAGTGCTCCATAAGGACGGCACGCTCCATGTCGGCGGGCCGCAGGACCGGCTCGCCGGGCGCGTCCAGCGATGGCTGGAAGCCGAAGCGCTCCGGCTCACCGGTGAGGACCTCGCCCATTACTGCAGCCGCGCAGATCTCCCCGTCTCGCAATTGCGGCTATCGCGCGCAAAGCGGCGCTGGGGTTCATGCTCCGGGGAGAGTCGCAATGGGCGCTGCATTCGCATCAATTGGCGATTGGTGATGGCACCTGACCATGTGCGCCAATCGGTAGTGGCGCATGAAGTGGCGCATCTCGTGCATTTCGATCATTCGCCCGCCTTTCACGGCCTTCTGGGCGAAATCTTCGATGGTGACATCAGCGAGGCGGATGCGTGGCTGAAAACCGAAGGGCGCAGCCTCTATGCTGTGTTCAGCTGAGCACTTGTAAAGCGCAGGCTGGCTAAAGCCGCAAAGGCCACCTATCTGTGCAGCCATGAAGGGTTTTTTCCGCCGTGTTTCGCCCAAGCGGGCTGTGGGTGATTTCGCCGAACGGTGGCGTCAGCCAACGCCGCATCGCTGGCAAATCCTTGGTGTCGCCTGTGCTGCCACATTCTGCCTGTTCTTTCTCCTCATCCCCGAAGGTGAGAAAGCCCCGCTGCCGCGCCCAGAGCTCGTGTACATCTCTACATTTGCAGACGATCGGACCGATGCAGAAATCATCGCATCCAACTGTGCCAATCAGGAATTGCAGGATGCGATCGATGCGCGGCTCGCCGAACGCGCGGAACTGCGCCGCGAGATGTATCGCGCGTTGGGACGGGCAACTTTCATCGACGTCGATGAGATGGAAGCCGAAATTGAAGCCGAGCGCGAGGCCAGGGGCGAAGTAGACGAAGGGCCGAGCGAGGAAGATCTGGCTTTGAGCATCGAGGAATATTGCGCGCGTGCTACGGAAGGCTGAAGACGCGCGCTGGATGGCAGCTGCAGCTGCCCTCGCGGAGCGCGCCCGTCCGCTCAGTTCCCCCAATCCGGGTGTGGGCGCGATTATCGTGAAAGACGGCGTTGTTGTTGGCCGAGGCTGGACCCAGCCGGGCGGTCGGCCACATGCCGAGGCCATGGCGCTGGAAGACGCCGGTGAGGCAGCAAACGGCGCGACAGCCTATGTGACGCTCGAACCATGCGCACATCAATCTCCACGCGGACCGAGCTGTGCATCACTTCTGGCGGCCTCGGGCATCGCCCGCCTCGTCTATGGGATTGAAGATCCCGATCCGCGTACAGCAGGCGCAGGCATCGCGATGTTGAAAGACAGGGGCGTTGACTGCGTGCAGGTCGAAAGCGATGCAGTCCGTGAAAGCCTAGCTGGCCATCTGATGCAATTGAGCGAAGGCCGCTCGCATGTGACGCTCAAGCTCGCCATGTCACTCGACGGGTGCATCGCAATGGCCAATGGTGAAAGCCAGTGGATCACGGGCGAAACTGCCCGCGCGCATACCCATCGTGAGCGAGCGCGCGCCGATGCCATACTGGTGGGCGGCGAAACGCTGCGGAGCGACAATCCCCGTCTGAATGTGCGGCTGGGCGGTTTGGAAAATCGCTCGCCGCGCAAGCTCGTCCTTACCCGCGGAAATGCATCCGAAGGCTGGGAAGCGGTCAAATCACCCGAAGCCATTCGCGACCTTGCAGACGCGCGCTATCTCTTCATCGAAGGGGGTGCGGGCGCTGCCAGCGCTTTCCTTGAGGCCGATCTCGTCGACCGCCTGCTCATATACCGCGCGCCGATCCTGATCGGTGGCGGCCGCGCGGGCGTCAGTGACTTCGGTCTTGGAAGCCTGCAAAGCGCACATGGCCGCTGGCGGCCTGAAAGCTGCCTTACCCTCGGGGAAGACAGGCTCGAAATTTACACGCGCACGCGCTAGGAGCTCGCCCATGTTCACAGGTATCGTCACCGCCATCGGCACAATCGAAAGCGCAGAGCAGCGCGGCGATTTGCGCCTGCGCGTCGCATGTCCGTTCGACCCTGCAGACATCGCCATCGGCGCGAGTATCGCCTGTTCGGGTGTGTGCCTGACCGCTGTCGACAAGGGCGGCACGAAGGGAGATGCGCATTTCACCGTCGATGTTTCGGCGGAAACCGTGAGCCGCACGGCGAAAGGCATGTGGCAGGAAGGCGCGGAGCTCAATCTGGAGCCCTCGCTGCGCATCGGTGATGAACTCGGCGGTCATATCGTGACCGGCCATGTCGATGCGGTAGGCAAAGTGGTCGATTGGCAGCCGTCCGGCGATTCCATGATCGCAGTGATTGCCGCTCCCGCCGCGCTCGCGCCTTTCATTGCCGAAAAGGGATCGATCACCGTCAACGGCGTGTCGCTCACGGTGAATTCCGTGGAAGACCAGCCCGACGGCGCAGCGCATTTCACGCTCAATATCATTCCGCACACAGGCGATGTGACCACGCTGGGCGGCCTGCGACAAGGCGGCGAGGTCAATCTCGAAGTCGATACGATCGCGCGCTACCTGCACCGCATGCAGGCCCTGCGCGCCCGCTAGCCCTTGGCCAATATCCGCTCGTAGTCTAACCGCGTCATTTCGTAATACAGATGGACAGCTTCGCCGATGCCGGGAAGCACCGCTCGTTCAATCCGGTCTGGCGATAGCTGCGCGCCGATCTTCTCCAGCGCACGGCGGCTGCGCCAATTCGCTTCACCGACCCGAAAATCGACGCGTGCCACGCTTGCCAGTGCGTGATCGACCATCAGTCGCTTCATTTCTCGATTGGCGCCCGTGCCCCAGTAATGCGGATCGAGAAAAGTCCAGCCGATCTCTACCGATCCTCCATCTGCCGGATCGTATGCCTGAAATCGGGACGAACCAATGATGTCGCCTGATGCGCGATCAATCGCGGCAAGCGCACCACCCTTTGCCAGTGCATCGTCGAAGAACTCCCGGAAAACTTCCTCCTGCCAGCGATCATGCATTGGATGCATGGCCCAAACCTTGGGGTTTGCGGCAACGGCGTAGAGCTTATCCCAGTCCGCGGCTGTCAGTGGGCGCAGATTGATCGTGTTGCCGCGCAAGGTAGGTTGGCGATCCAGAGACACGGCGGTGGTTTAGCCGAACAGCCGCGCAAAGAGCCCTCGACCGCGCCTTGAGGGGCGCGACTGACCGCTGATTTCGAACAGGTAATTGGCCAGCTGAACAGCCTGATTCCGGTCCATCAGATAAATATGCGAATGCACGTCATCGCGTTCGTGCGGTGGCGGCTTGGTGACGCTCTGCATCCGCAGGCTGATGCGATCTCCCGCTTGGCTGGACGCCCAGCCGACGAGCGCGCCGTAATCAATATGTTTGCTGTCTTCCATCGCCGCACTCCCCAATTCGCATGCGGAAGTTAAGCGATGAGCGCTGCAATGATCAATCGGGCAGCGCAGCCTTATCCCTAGCCAGTCACATCGGCGAGCGCGGCAACGAATGCATCGATATTGCCGAGGGTGAGGCCTGCCACGTTGATGCGGCCCGATCCGGCCATATAAACCGCGTGATCCTTGCGCAGTTGCTGCACTTGCTCTTTCGAGACCGGCAGCATGGCGAACATGCCCTGCTGTCGGCCGAGCGGTTCCAGATCCACGCTGCCTGCCGTACCCGAGGCTGCAAGCGTAGAGCGCACTGCGGCGATGCGCTCACGCATGGATTGAAGCTCATCGAGCCACTGCTGCGTCAGTTCGGCATCTTCCAGAATGATGCGGATGGCCGCGCCGCCGTGATCGGGCGGCATGGACCAGCTCGCCCGCGCCAAGGCAGACGCGTTGGAGATCGCGCGTGCGGTCGTTTCGGCATCGGCCGTCTGCACATAAAAGGCGCCGACCCGGTCGCGATACATGCCGAAATTCTTGTCGCAGCTATAGGCGACCAGCACTTCCGGCACGGCGGTCATCACAGCGCGCACGCCATAGGCATCCTCGTCCATGCCTTTGCCCAAGCCCTGATAGGCGACATCGATGAGCGGGATGACGGGGCTGTTTTTCAGAAGTCCTGCAATCTCGTCCCACTCGGCAGGGGTGTAGTCGACACCGGTCGGGTTGTGACAACAGCCGTGGAGCAGGATGGCATCACCCTCGCCTGCATTCGCCAGCGCAGAGCGCAGCCCATCCATATTGGCGCTGCCATCGCCGTTCGCATGCTCAAAGCCGACCAGCTCCAGCTCAAGATCGTCGAGAATCTGCGCATGGTTCGGCCAGCTCGGCGTCCCCATCAGGACGCGGCTCACTCCGGCCTTCTTTGCGAGCGCAAGCGCAAGGCGCACAGCGCCCGTGCCGCCGGGCGTCTGCATGCCTTCCAGCCGGCCATCGTCAGGCGCGGCATCGCCAAAGATGTGCGGGATCAGGCCGCTGACGAAGCCCATATCACCCTCGGGCCCGAGATAGGATTTGCTGTCCTGGTTATCGACGAGGCGTTGCTCTGCACCTTTGATCGCCTCGAAGACCGGCGTGGCACCATCGGCGGTTTTGTACACGCCGACGCCGAGATCGATCTTGTCCGCGCGCTCATCCGCTTTGAAAAGCTTGATCAGGGCCAGCAGGGCATCAGGGGCTTGTTCGTCGAGTCTGTTCAGCATGGGAAGCGCAATGCCTCCCTGCGCGAATCATCGCAAGGCTTCTGACGCCAATTTCAGTGCGAATTCCTATTCGCCGATGAAGGGTGGCTTTAGAAGGGAAGCCAGCGCTGTTCGCGCGAGAAGCGCATATAGCCGGCATTGATGCCCAGCCGCAGGCCTGCACCCACGCGGATCGGGATGAGCACAATGTCCCCCCGGCGCACGTAGCTGGCAGTGAAGCCGCCGACGAAATAGGCCTGTCCCTCGCCAGCGGGGAAACGCTCATACAGCTCTTCGGTGTCGTAGAGATTATAGACCAGAACGAAGGTGTTACCGGCATTGGCACCCGCATCGAGACCGATCGAGGGACCAGTCCAGTACACAGGCATATTGCCCTCGACGGCATGGTAGAGAGTGCCCGAACCATAGCGCACACCAAGGATGAATGCGCCGCTGCCTTCGCGGCCGACGATATAGCCATTGGGCTCACCCTGATCGGCCAGAATGTCCTGAATGAGCCGGGCGAGACCTTCCGCACCGCGGCCGAACAGCCCTTCGGCAGCACCGATCAGGTCATCCTCGCCATAAACGGTTTCGGGATCGTCGACCGGAGGGAAAGTTTCTGTGTCGACCGTTGCGACCTGCTCGCCTTCGCTCTGCATCGGCGGCAGATCGAGCACGGGCCGTGCATCACTAGATTGGACCGGGTCGGTTGTATCCTCTGTCTGATAACGCGGCGTCGCCTCGCTCCGATCATAGGCGCCGGTGTAGGCCGAGGAATCATCCGATGCGGAATCGCTCGTCACCTCATCGCCGGGCGAAGGTTCGATCAGGTCACCA is drawn from Aurantiacibacter sp. MUD61 and contains these coding sequences:
- a CDS encoding glycosyltransferase; translation: MQASREAESYAEEISVEASDVALPELAPEPPEQRSRFYLPLKYKFLLTCFLACAWTAFSVWLSVNWVRDLASVTTMAFAVIAITFIAYVPGFMNAFLLSSLLFDRKPSRRMLGTYPGVTILVAAYNEAAAIRDTLTSLSRQEYPGLLEVFVLNDGSKDETVALANAAIDELEFPEGMTVRVLDFQVNRGKSAVLNDGLAAASHDLIVTIDGDSWVKRDGLRKIVERLHSDPPDTQAIAGAVMVRNSRRNLICKAQEWDYFHGIASIKRMQGMYHGTLVAQGAFSIYRRKSLEQVGGWPECVGEDIVLSWALLKRGYRIGYADDALVFTNVPDTIRQFALQRKRWSRGLMEAFKAHWQLLFQRRMSTLFIWWNVCFLPLDLVYTLVFIPGLVIACFGYFYIAGPLTIAVLPLTVLWNGIIFRIQSRVYRREGLKVRRNRGGFFFYALAYSLLMQPVCVWGYLAELIGLRKAWDTK
- a CDS encoding FkbM family methyltransferase produces the protein MLKHALASLFANLGISIGMPSDQEALRALINRLRPVGSGHDLIRMGADGDGGYLVPDDLEGITACFSPGVDDRATFEADCAERGIISHLADASVEAMPADLPGGTFLRKYLGVVESDTLTTLERWVDGHAPGDDDLILQMDIEGAEVPVLLNAPDEVLRRFRIIVLEAHHLDRLLDREGFTVLSAMFARLLEHFALVHAHPNNYGGVVKRGNITVPRVIEFTLLRRDRLRDGEPAGPFPHPLDKPNDPNRADLPLPELWRG
- the ssb gene encoding single-stranded DNA-binding protein, with amino-acid sequence MAGSLNKVMLIGNLGADPEVRSFQNGGKVCNLRVATSESWKDRNSGERQERTQWHTVAIFQEGAANYAEQYLRKGSKVYVEGQLETRKWQDQQGNDRYSTEVVVRPYSGTLTGLDGRGEGGGGGGGGQRGGFGGGGGGGAGYGDRGNAGGAPGGWDQGGGSGGGSSSGGGGSNYDDLDDDIPF
- the feoB gene encoding ferrous iron transporter B codes for the protein MTRLRTAALVGNPNAGKTALFNALTGARQKIANYPGVTVERKAGRMMMPDGQPLELIDLPGSYSLDAASPDEEVTRQVVQGEFPGEAQPELLVIVMDAANLEQHLVFAQEIISLGVPTVVALNMVDLAERDGLTLDPAALSDALGVPVVPTIAVRKKGLDTLAEAMESANHQDLSTRHQVASLSMPEQRLAARNIAKAAILSESRERKLYANLDKVLLHPWLGPIILFALLFVVFQAVFAWADPLIGAIEGLAEGASALVTSSMGESFIRDFLTEGVIAGVGSVVVFLPQIIILFAFILVMEQSGYMARAAFIMDRLMAYVGLSGRSFIPLLSSFACAIPGIMATRSIADPKDRLTTILIAPLMTCSARLPVYTVIIAAVIPSTAVGPGIGLQGLVLFGLYIAGIIGAMVVALVLRRTATKGAASGFIMEMPKYQLPPLRDVLIGLWQRAWVFLRRAGTIIFAATVILWLLLTFPKAEPGESQLDASAAGQIASFMQPAFEPIGFQREMTLALVPAMAAREVAVASLATTYAVDSDDEEETENALRDQISARWSLPTALAFLAWFVFAPQCLSTIAVARRETNGWKWPMVMVGYLFALAYVFAGLTYWAAVGLGL
- a CDS encoding FeoA family protein → MTETRPSDTATLDSLAPRARAEILSVNWGALAPDEAKRLRALGLDVGTRVAVAHRGVFFGRDPIALVIGRTTVAIRRAHAKAILVKSL
- a CDS encoding COQ9 family protein, translating into MADNDDLTLDELRVALAPEIALAAMFDGWSDAALTVAAEAQDVDPDVARLAFPAKGLSGRAMDMIDAWVASIDQKMEDAFADGGLDNMPIRERIRSLVWFRLEAIEGLEESLSRAMAIQAQPQNAPTALKQGWSSADKMWRLAGDTATDYNHYTKRAILASIYAATLAVWKSDESEDKAETAAFLDRRIEGVMKFEKAKAKWLGGDREHFDIARFLGRLRYPQN
- a CDS encoding ankyrin repeat domain-containing protein encodes the protein MTIFAAGSAFALAVPAQAQFYSDGYQFLEAVRDRNGTEATEMLNEPGSTIINTRDLTSGETALHVVVARRDITWTRWLLQEGANPNVADNRGRTPLIAASEIGFLEAIEVLVRRGARVDVANQAGETPLIAAIHSRNVELIEVLLEAGANPDLTDNTGRSARDYARERGVPPRILMVLEANEQDASAEGEGETYGPAF
- a CDS encoding SCO family protein, which gives rise to MTLVACGNGEPQTPPPLYDSAVVGGFDLVDSAGNPVTDADFEGRYQMVYFGYAYCPDVCPFDVARMVQGYEQFAEANPDLAEDIQPIFITVDPERDTPEVIAEFTANFSDDLIGLTGSPEAIEEAAANYFAYYSKMEPNAEGGYLMDHSRSGYLVDQEGQPMALLPVEQSADAVAAELEKWVR
- a CDS encoding YcgN family cysteine cluster protein; amino-acid sequence: MGALRERFWELPLDALTREEWEALCDGCGRCCLHKLEDDDTGEIHETNVACKLLDTGTARCMDYRHRKAFVPDCLRLTPKLVQQVRWLPKTCAYKLRAEGDPLPDWHYLLSGSRDAMLEAGACVAGRCVSETVAGDLEHHLTDWDES